The Populus alba chromosome 13, ASM523922v2, whole genome shotgun sequence genome contains the following window.
TTCTATGGAAGACAATAATGTGGAGTTGATGATGTTTACCTTGCAACTCGAGTCAAAATCCATTTCTTGCCTTCTGCTCAAGATGATCTTGATGCTTTTGCCTATGCTTCACTATTCAAGGGAAGGAATTGATGGTGAGAGGATGTGTCCTATGTGCATGTATAAGCCATTAAATCACTACTAATAATTTAAGCTAGTGTGAGTCAGCATTAcacaaattcattaaaaaactgTCCCCACAATTCGACATCAAAATCAGTAGCTATGGATAAGGAGAAATCAGTGGCTTATTTACCAAAAGCAGATTCACATGGTGCTGAATAGCATCATATTTTACTCATAAGAAAGCATTGTGTGTCATGAGTAGACATATCACATATATGCAGATCATTTTCTTATGAAAGAAGGTTCTCTATTATCTATAAAATGACAAACAAAAGCCCACAGAATCATATTGCCATACTAGTAAGTTGGAAAATTCATAGTGCTAAGGGCAGGTAATTGTTCTTGTGAACCCAATACCTCTTAGTGCCAGTGGAGTTATTACAAGGACAGTCTCCTATCCACAAATTTAGATATTTGTTTCATCTTGAAAACCATTGATTTCATTTATTGAAATGGGCACAGAAATATGTTCCTTTGTGATATAACATGTGATTATTTGTTAAAGATTTTCATTGAGGTTTCATTGACTCAGCCCTAGGGAAATGAACTTGAATATGAGCCCTAGCAACCAAAAGATGAAATCCATCAAGGGCCTTGTATCTCAGATCGAGATTGGTGTCAGGAAGTAAAACCCACCTCATTTTTCGGGCTATTAGATATGTTTTTAATGgtatgaaaaaaagaataactcTGAAACTACACTGGTGGTTTAGGTGAAGCATAAATGGGGCACATTGTAATAGATACAACACATGGTTTTCATAACTATTTGTGAACCCTAGACCCCCCCTCCCTTCATACTTTAAAGCTTTCGATCTATCAAATACCAAAAACAGCCGAGCTCTATTGTGTTAGCATTGATACTGATGATACAATAGTGAAAAGCAGAAACTGAAAGGGACAAAGAAACCGTCTCGTAGCAACCTTATCTTTCTAACATTTTTAGAATCTTTATGACCAATCATATCAAGCAGAAGATGAtcttacatttatttttcttctatttgtcTTTTAACATAGATACATCAATTAGGTCATGCACTAGATGTAAGGATGAATCATTACCTGTGTGCTAAGCatcctcataaaaaaaactagaatatgGCACTTTTATACATGATTGAAAAATCCACTATGATTGAGTGGATGAATCTAGAAATTCTCATTCAACCAAAACATCCTTCCCATCTCATCTTGGCAACAAGGGTCTATTCTGAAAGGATTAGGTTGCATACCTTGTATTAAACGAAGTGGTTTCTAATTCTGATGTTATCAGGATCTGAGTTGTCTCTTGTGCAGATAACAGCTTTCTGCACTAGCTGAAAGATTTCTCTTTATTGTTTCAGAAGCAAATCTGCAAAATTGAGGTTGCTAAGGTCCCGACGAGTTCCTAAGCagataaatcatgaaattccgAACAGAGAGTTTGGTCATCTTTATTTCTGTTTTGTGCTCTATGCCGAACAGTATCCAGGCCATCACTATTTCTTGtctgatttgataaaaaaaagacttcGTACAGATTTCAATTAGAATATCAGGTAATTGTTCAGTGATTCAGGTTTCATTGTTTCAATGTCACAGCACTTTACTGAAAGCAACTCTGCTATCAAACAATTCCAGATTGTATACAACACTATATTGCTTGCCTATTCACTAAGCTTTGCTCTAATTTAAACAAGATCCttggaaattaatttttcttgtagaGAACTAATACCACAATTCCATCCATATACGTGAAAACTGAAGTGCAAAAGTGTTACTTCTTTATGATAGTAAGAGATAGAAAGAACGCCATTAGAGAAGTGCACTCGAGAAGTCAGAGAGGAAAATACATATGAAAAGAGAAGATGAAACTTGTGAAATCTAATCACTTATGAATTCTCTGACAGAATCACATTTAAGCATTGCAGAACACATTCTTGTTTCAAATATTATAGGAAATTGTTCTCACCAGACATCAAGACAACCAGATGATCTGCGAGATAACTCTTATGGAGGGACGAAGAACGAAGAGCAGATATAGAGATACAAGTTGAACCAAAATATACATAGTATTTATAGGAATTTATGCATCTAAGCAATCTCTCAAGAATATGATGCAAAAACTTCACCGCTTCTAAGATGATGAATATGCTGGTAAAGACGTACACATTTCATGTGTGGACAACCATTCACATCACATGCATCGGAACAAAAATCCCTTAGAAAGACACCTTTCAgcgtagcatttttttttaaagtaattttcacAGAAGGGCAATACCTTATCTGTTACAAAATTGCATCTTGTGGTTAGATTAGGGGACACAACTTCAagtaattttcaattattttatcctGTGAGAAATCTGTAAAATATCCCTTCCCCACAGCCATACCCTCCTCCTCTGCGAGTCTCTCAACTTCTTGCTGAACCATCTCTCCTCCCACATTACTTGGTTCCAACAAGTTACAAGCAACCTCAATGACATCATTACCATGTGCAAGTGCCATTGCTTGAACAGATAGAAGTCCGCCTCCTCTCCCACTAACACGTTTTGCAATTCGACGAACAGCAGCAATATCAGTGGAGATGACAGGGATATTGTAGTTGTCAACCCACCTGGTTGCTCCAATTACAAGAACACCTTTTGCTTGATTCACTTCAGCTGGACCTTCATCTGGCTTCAGTGGCAAGGACTCTGAATTGGGCCCACCTGCCCATTGGTTTCCAGAATTTGGCTTGAAATAACCCAGCTCTCTTCTGATTGAATCGAGTGTTCTCCCTTCAACATTGGCAGCTCCATATAGAAATGTGGGGACTGCAGGCTACATATGAGATCATTAGCAATGCAGAAACAAAATGAGCTATGATCCAATAAGGAGACTGAACAAAAATTCATCATAACACAAAAAATTTCAGCATGCCTtgagaaataaatattcatCCATTGATACCTCCTTTATTCTGAACAAAAATAAGGCTCCAATCATAAAGAACATAATTTTGAGAAAGTACCATCTTCGAAGGAGAGAATCTAGACTTGTCATCAAGCTAATTAATCAAACTCATCGTTTTTATAGGTTTCTTCCACTTATATActatcatgaaaaacaaattccacAAATCACAGATAAGTTCAATGGGCTCGAACCTTGAAGACTAGAGCCAACGTCTACTGCCAGAGACTTCGCAATCCCAGCTGCCTGGTCTAAAGATGATTGAGCCAAGGGATGAAAGCAAATGTGATCAACAACACCGAGACGGGGATGACTTCCACAATGCAATCCGAAATCAATAGTTTCCAGAGCAGCTTTAACCATAGCAAGCACAGCATCCTTCAAAGCACATGAGTCTAAAGATGGTTTTGGAGCCAAACTCGAGACAAGAGTGTAGCCAACTCTATTATAAGTCACATCTTCAAACTTATTAACAATAGGTGCTTCAGGGAATAGCTTTGCAGCTCTTTCAATTGATTCCAATGCCACTTTGTTTCTGCTTTCAGATATGTATACCTTACAGCAAGCAAGCATCAACTTCAACATAATTTCTCCTCCTTACTACCTTTTTCACAAGCTGCACAAGCAGATAGAACTTAGATGATAGAAATTGACATTATCAACAAGCTTTGTGGTTATAATTCCAAGGGACCACAAAAGCCCCAACCTCTCTCAGTTACCCCACACTATAAAAGTACACTTTTCAAGCAccaatttttaaatgaaaatagtcATGAAAATCCAAATATTAGGTGAACAAGGCTTAAATTCTTCACAATGGGGTAGCTGATCAATAAAGCTTCATTATATAACACAATCAGCAACACTAGAATTGTATACGTCCTGACATATCGGATCAAACATAACATTCTACAGGTTCAAAACCAACTAAGCTATCCAAATTCAATAaacttttagaaaataaaaagctattaggcttcaaaatcaaacacaatcaACTACACTAGAATTTTATACCTAGCCATATTAgatcaaataaaatctaaagaTCCAAACTTTTCCATAGACCACAAATtatcacataaaaaagaaacattctTGTTCTATTAACCAAAGATCACTTGAACTACAAAgctgcaacaaaaaaaaccaccaaaCCCATTACACAAAGACCCAAAAAATCCCTCATCAAAACTCGATTTCCTTTGGTTTTGGGTACCCATCATACTCCAATTTCACACCCAAACCCGCCCTTATAACCCGAAACTTCAACCTCAAACTATCCATAATCTCAGTCACTCTCTCATCTTCCGGGTCTAAAACCGGGTATTTCTCAATCAACTCCTCCATCTTCTTAATAGACTCCTTCAACCGGGTAGAGAACCGGTTCGGGTCAACAAGAATAGCAGAATTCCATACATCAACACAGCCACGATAAAACCCGAGTTCTTCACCGATTCCAAAGCCCATTTTCAGGCCCGTTTGTTCCGCTTCTTCTTTTCCAGACATTAACCCTTGGCTGTAGCCTTCATTGTAGCCTTCTTTGAAATGGGTTTCCTCTAAATTTAGTGAGGAATCAAAGATGTCTTCAATGGAGCTTAATTGAGATTGAGAATTCATTCGATAAAGTTCGCTTTTTCACgggttttttttggatttttggatTGACCCAGTAAATAAaatcgggttttttttataggttttgtTTCCTTAACAGAGAAGCAGATAATAGTTTACCTGTGGAGCAGCGTGAGACAGAGAGAGCTCGAGAATTCCTTGGTTTGTGATTCTGTGGATGTAGTGAAGATGagtctttgtgttttttaacgTTTGGGCTCAAAGAGTTAATGCGTATTGAGCTTTAAGTTAGATCTCTATAGTTATAAGAACAAATTTGAGATGTACCCAACCCAAAATCCAGATCGTCGTTGAGTGAGTTAACCCATGATCCTTGGATTAGTATGTTAAACCatactttgaattattattttttaaaattctgaaatgatattgtttttctttaagaaaaaaataattgtatgtTTTTCACTAACCTAACTTAGATTAGGTTCTAGATAAGTGGATCATTAAATTGATCATTGAGCAGACCAAGTTTTATTATATTggtttctaacttttttttttttttttgggttttattcaataatatattcctaataatttttgtacatcaaattaaattataaactatACAAAAAACTTATTCTTTCAACAACATTGTTAAATTCGAACCCAAAATGATAAAATGTATAGTAAACTCACTTGTTATGAGCTCACTCTTAAGAAAATGTTTTACGGGAAAAATTTAttaccatttttatttatatatttcattgaacatttttattaatttcaattatacaaCATAAAATGAAAGTTAACGAATATTGAACATGAGTTTGTGAACTTTATGAAAGTTATGAAAGTTAACGAATATTatacacatatttttatttattgcaatTATGTAATATAAACACTCATGAATAGAGTCAATTCGTCAAATCCATGagctttataaagtttaataacatgattttttttaaattatttttttaactatttgataaaaaataaatgctcataaaatcaagtttaattttaaaaaaaaaagtacattgTGAAACCTGCGACCAATATCTTGTAAAATTGAGTACCAATCCGATGTCGGGATATTTTTCTGAAATCGTAATAAAcacttaaaacataaattaaataaattattaacttcaaatcctaataaaaacataatgtaaggactaaattaaaaataataaaaattcaataaccgaagcaaaaaaagaaccaaaatacaaaaaacaattacaaaacattatggattagTATTATAATCCACAATATCTATAGGTGAGGGGAAACAATGTTTTCCCCacaatttttagtgttttttgtaataaaaatttgataacaaaaaaaaagaaacatgactaaaatacaaaaaataaaataataataataataataataatttgtaagACTTTataaattactattataattcacAATGTTTATGGGTGTAAGGAGCATAGGTTTCCCCACTTTTTTTAGTGTTCGTTGTAATGGATAAGGGATTTTACTTGCTCGAGAATTGAAGACTTTTTTCTCTAGTAGTAGAAATGGAgagattttatggttttgaaagTAATTATTGATATTTACTCTGAAGAGAGAGATATACATaaagagaagataaaaaagaaaaagaaaaaatagtctaagtgaaaatatttttttatcatttttgatgggtctcaaatttgaattttttcccaTCATTTATCTCTCTTATCAAAGTAAGCCGAAAAACAAACTACTCATGCTTACTCTTTAAATATCAtaaaccttttttatatataaaaataaacctaaGTGTGGATTGCctaataaacaagaaaaagttGTCTTTTTAGGACATTATTAATGATGAAGtcataaaaacactttatacaTAAATTAGTTTCTTCATGGTTAGGTTGATGAGCTTGACTAGTGATTGTGtgattcacttttaaaaaataagatgctTAATTCACTATGTGTATgtagaagaaaacaatatgcatgaaaagaaaaaaaaataaaagtgaaggtTAAAAAGTAtgtatttgatatataaattgtATAGCCTAAcatatttgatttggtttttaatgGTTTGACCTAACTTTCATGTCATTGCTAGTTTTGGTTGACTTTTATAGGCTTTGCTAGCATATATGATCTATAATTACATGGTTAAGACTTGTCTTGCTAGAAATTGCATTGTGATTTATAGGCCTAGTTATCCTCTAGCTTGCTTGTTTAATGACTAGGTGTATTTTATACACTTAAgttttaaaatcttttcaagGGTATAGATTGTATCATTGatggaaaaattaatatttatatgggTTGTTGAGCTTATTTGATTCCTTAGTAATATCCATGCTTTTTATTtaggaaaatattattatcagatgatgatgatttttggTTGATGTGTTATGGATGTTATTGGTGAAAATTTTTGGTGATGATATTAGTGTGGAAAATAATACTttcttcatttataaaaaaccaTGTGTGAGTTGAGAAATTATGTGTATGAAAATTTGTGTGGGTAGTttatgaaaatctaaaaaacacataaaaaatacatcaaataaaaatagataaaccaTGTTTAACACTGAGTCGATGATGGATTTTGAAGTTAAAATTCTAGATATTTAGGCTGAAATTTcagctaaatatttttttttcttttgtataatattatattgacCTCAATCAAGATTATATTGATGTATAATATAGATTCTCTAACAGTGTTCCCTATAAATATTTACTCGTATGATATATAGAGATcgttaaatatatttgattactcacataatataattaattatcaaccTTCCAcgaaaatattttcattaattagaAGATGCAAGTAATTggaaattaaaacttgtttaattaaatttcgaAATAAGTTCAGTATCATGTGTGGTTGATTGTGACAcacattattttcttctctacAACTTTCTTAtcacttgaaaaattaattcctttagcatgcacatatttcttttgaatttacaAGTTATCTCATAATTGTATTTAGTTCTCCAAACTTTTTCTCAATTAGTTCTGAATGTacccttttatatataaaattaacaaaataatatttgaagaacataatttacaataaaattaacaaaataatattattttaattaaatattgatttataaaacCATATCGTAGTCATGTTTCAAATATTAGGTAGCACGTCAAGTCAGGCCATGTTTTTATAAGTACGTTGAAGAGGAATACATTATTTTTGCGATCATAATCCCATGTCATAAAATTTGTTGCCAATTCAAGTTCATATACATAGTTGTATCCCATGGaaacttgaaatatttataCATACAGAGCCACCAAAGGGCTCCAGAATCAGCGCCTGGAAACAGCTTCCATGCTTCTCCAACCTTGTTAACTCCGCTCTTTtgtatgagagagagagagagtgagtgagagagagcgagtgagagagagcgagagagggagtgagagagagaggagtagATGCATCATGCATGACTCTTTTTCCAATGGCAAGCAAGGCTTGTAGGTATAAAATACTTCAAACCTTGCTAGAGAATTAAAAGGAGAGAGAGGCCCGTTTCTTCTTCTAGTCTTAATAACTTCACCTTGCTAGAGAGATCATGGCTATGGGGGGGTCCCACAAAGGAAACGGCAATGGAAATAGAGGGAAGCCATATGGGTTGATGTTGCTTTTAGCATTTGCGGCTGCTTTGCTCGGCGTTATGGTGCTACACAAGCTCAGAGAGAGACGCATCTTCAACCTCCTTGTCGAAGAGAAGGGCCAAGAGCTCGTTTCCCTTCAGCTTCTCTTGCAGGTCcctctctctttccctctctttcATGCATGCATTCTACTTTTGACGTTTCTTCCTGTCTGCTTGAAACCTATGATTCTTTCATggctttaaattttttcaccAGTTTTTGGTGCAAAGAAGGGCTGTGACTTCAATTCAGTAGAAAAGGTAGACTTCTTTTAGCAATTTCACTAATTCAGCCATGGAAAACCCACCATTGTTTGGGACCAGTTTTGCTCTCCAGCTAGTTTTTACTTTCTTCAACGTACTTGACCCCATGTGGATTAGGTAGAACGCAGCTTTCATTTCGCCATACCTAGAAGCTAGTAGGTAGTGCATGATCCCAAAATCTATTGACCCACCCATCAACCAAAAAACAACCCGTTACAAAAAGTTGAGAACTTCACCTCTACAGTACGATTTTTCTGCTAATAAAAAATGACCTTTCTGGAGGCAAATTGCCAGTGTGGTTAGGACTAATGCGTGCATGATCATCTCATAATAACCCAAAGTCCAAAGAAACATTGTGATCATTGGTTTGCTAAATTgccaaaaaatttaatgaaattggCTTATGTCATGGGCCAGATTCTCATCGTGATGGAGCCAAGTCATTTGGTTAGATGAAAGTCTTGTAATGTGATGACATTTCACTGGACCCCCCTGGATGGAGATATGTTTGATGAATAATGCTGATGTGTTAAAATCTTCTGGCCAGGGTTGGACCCGACCAAACTAATCTATTGTCTGATTATGCACAAATGACAAATCCCATCTAATACGATATTAAATCCCCTTATTATAGTCTAATTAGGTAGCAATTCTACCCACAAACAACTGAAATGTGGAAAACTAGGGCATCATCTGGATTCTGTGTGCATGCATGatcaattttcatgtttttccgACTCCCTATCCTGACAGAATGACTCATGAATACAGAGCTCAATAGCTCCTCTCTAAGTTCTAACCTCTGGCATCTGTTGACTTTTCCCTCAACAGTATCCCTTCCATTCTCACAGTAGATTTAAAGGAAATTTGCTGGTTTGGTGAGAATTCGCTTTTTTATTCTAGATTAATTAATGTAGTGTCACTTTGATTAGAAAAACCGAAAAGATATTTCATAGTAGGAACATGAGGAAGCGGATACATTTTTTAGTAATTTCTCTCTAAATATTTAGaccagtttatttttttgttgatgaacCAGACCTGATTCAATAACCAGCACTCAAGATAcaatatattaatttacaaCTGCCCATAGCACATGTTTAACCTATTCAGTAGCTAGATCACCATGATTATTGTTAAAAACACTCAGAAAGTGAGATACTGAACTTCGCTTTGCGGTGTATAATCTAGATTAAGATGTTTAATCCTAACTAAATTTCTAATACTAACACTGGTTacatcttttcttttgttcctTATTCAGAAGGAAGGACAACGCAGCAAAGAAATGAAGAGGAAGAGTGAAGAGATGAAAGCAAAGATTTACTCTCTAAGAATCCAAAAGATGGAGCTCGACAGGCGGCTTCTGGAGATGCAGTCTACGATTGGTTCTATGAAGGATGAACAAAAGATTATGGAGTCTGCACTCGAGGAGAAGCAAAGTGAGATCAAAATGCTAAGAGAGACGAACAAAGGTGCACAGAAAGAAACTCTTCAAATGGAAGTACTTAGAGAAAGTCTGAAACAAAAGGAAGCTGAAATTGAGGATTTGAAGCACCGTCTTGAATACCCAGCTAAGATATGGTCGGTCAGCACAGATGACCCATCGAGCCCACCTGTAAACAGGACTGTGACCTTGAATATGACAAGCGAGAATAAGACAGGGGCTGGAAAGAGTGAAGAAGAGGTTCTGTTGCAAGAATCTGCAAATGATAGTAATGGTTTGAATTCAACAAGAGGTAATGGAGGCAACACTACATCCATCAATCAAGAACAGGTGGGTGACACTGCCACAGTTCAAAATGCAAGTGAAAGCAAGGTAGCAATTCCTGACATGATAGAAGAGCACAGGGAAGAGCAGTTGCAGATGCTTGGAGGCTCCAGAAATGGAAGAGCCATTGGAATTAATAATGATCAAGTGTACAAAAGTGAAAGTTCTCAAGAGAAGGGCACTTATGGTTCGGGCGAGGAAAATAATGCTTCAAATGCAACTGAGACGAACGTGAGCAGGATTGGAAGAGTATCAAAAATTGCAGATGCAGATAATGAAGAGAAATCAAAGGATGGTGAAGAGCATAAAGTTACCCGAGATGGGAAGCTGGAACTCGAAAATGTTCAGGAGGCAGAAGGTCATCAAGAAACTTTTAGGGGTGGTGTGAAGTTGAAAATGATGGACAACTCCAGAAATACGAGCAAGGAGAAATACCGCCATGCTAGCAGAGTAAGAGGAAAGAGAGGGGAAATGGGTACCAGGAATAGGCTGCTGGAGATTAGAAATCATGAAAACAATGGGGCTGAGAAGATGAGAAGTAGGAAGTCTCCTACTGATGATCAAGGAAGACCGATGGACAGAGAAGAGGGAAGAGCGTCCAATGATGGAAAAACAGAAGAAATAAGGAAGGCAGTGGATTCTTCTGATGGTAAAACAATGGAGCATCAAACCCATGAAGACTCTAAAGATCTGCAAAACAAACAGGGGAAAGATGGTAAAAATCACCAGATGAGTGAAGACCATGAGACATTGAAAAGGCTCCGGATAGCTCATGACAGCAAAGAGCTGACAAATGGAAGCCTTGATGGCCAGCCTGGTAACATCAGAAGCAATGACAGGAAACAGAGCCTGGATAAAGGCCAACAACATGAAGATCGACAACAAGCCAGTGGCACGCAAGAAAGCAGAAACAGCAGCATTATGAACGACAAAGAAAACAGTAATGAACAAGTGAAACCAATCAGAAAGcatgaaaaacaagaacaaacagaGGATTCAGATACAGAACAGGAGACAGATGGAGGAGCTGGATATTTTTACAAGGACTCATTTTCTgattttgaagaagataaagaagAGTACAGAGAGGAAACGGACGAGTTCGAGTTCTAGTTGATTAACAACGGCATTTGGTATTCTTACTTGCTGTAAATGTCTTAGATTTCTATCCGCATGACTGCTACGACTACGATCAAGTTTGCTTGGAGTTTTAAACTACATACATAAATACATGGCATATAACTTTGCAGGAGACTGGTGGTTGGCAGCACAGAAATGCCTATGAGAGTAATCTTGaaataaaaagttaagaacCCAGATGGTAGGGAATGATATCTGCTGGAAAATGTCCTGCTTCCTATGGTATTTTGGATCAAATTTTTAATGGGAAAATGTTTCTGCCCCCTTCACTGGTAATTTAACGGGATTTTAACCTTTTTCATAACCATTTCTTCCAGATTGAGTTCAAAAAACGCACCACAGTTTCAATCAAACGGTTGTGATTCGCACCCTGGTTTTGTACAATTTCCATCGCAACATTACTCCATTGTTGTCAACTTGTATTCTTAAATAACCCAAGCATTAATTTCTCCAGACCATGATAAATTTTTCACACATTTGTCCCAACATCAATTACTATTGGCAAAGCTAGGTCAAAGTGTTAACATCAGTTCAGTTTgctgtaaaaagaaaaaggaaagaaagggcTCAACATAAACCTGCAATTTGTAGTAAATCCATTACATGAATTTGGACTAGGGGATATAGTGAATCGGATTATCagaatattgaaggataaacaTCAAACCATTAGAGTGACAGCAAAATGGCCATGCCAAAGTAAAAGGGCTTATTTACTTCCCAAAATTAGCAATTTAACTTCCAAGTTTAATAATCCATCATTCTCTAGTAAAACAAATGACAATACTTTTCAGCAGAATCATCTGCGAACAAGGAAAATTGATCCCAAGACGTGAAGTACAGCCAAACACATTATTACCAGAAAAGTCATGGGATGATTACACGCTTCAAGCCTCAGTGTGCTGCTTCTACCACTTTCTGTAAACATTAATCAAATGtcagaaaaagagaaaacaaaactgTAATCTCAGAATTACTAGCTGAAGTTGGCAAGTTACATTTCATTGTGAGTTTCTTTTACGAGATCACATTGTTGGTTTTCCTAAAAATAAACCTTTCAGTTAATACTCTCTTATCAAGCTCGCAAATGGCTTGAGCAATTGAGAGGTTCACCAATAATTGTAGAAACCATGTTCTCCTAAATTGCATTCCATCTATAAGCCTTACTATCCccatcaaacacaaaaaagttaACCTCAAGAGTTAATCTTGCAACTACTCCA
Protein-coding sequences here:
- the LOC118028207 gene encoding uncharacterized protein, producing the protein MAMGGSHKGNGNGNRGKPYGLMLLLAFAAALLGVMVLHKLRERRIFNLLVEEKGQELVSLQLLLQKEGQRSKEMKRKSEEMKAKIYSLRIQKMELDRRLLEMQSTIGSMKDEQKIMESALEEKQSEIKMLRETNKGAQKETLQMEVLRESLKQKEAEIEDLKHRLEYPAKIWSVSTDDPSSPPVNRTVTLNMTSENKTGAGKSEEEVLLQESANDSNGLNSTRGNGGNTTSINQEQVGDTATVQNASESKVAIPDMIEEHREEQLQMLGGSRNGRAIGINNDQVYKSESSQEKGTYGSGEENNASNATETNVSRIGRVSKIADADNEEKSKDGEEHKVTRDGKLELENVQEAEGHQETFRGGVKLKMMDNSRNTSKEKYRHASRVRGKRGEMGTRNRLLEIRNHENNGAEKMRSRKSPTDDQGRPMDREEGRASNDGKTEEIRKAVDSSDGKTMEHQTHEDSKDLQNKQGKDGKNHQMSEDHETLKRLRIAHDSKELTNGSLDGQPGNIRSNDRKQSLDKGQQHEDRQQASGTQESRNSSIMNDKENSNEQVKPIRKHEKQEQTEDSDTEQETDGGAGYFYKDSFSDFEEDKEEYREETDEFEF
- the LOC118028211 gene encoding formiminotransferase cyclodeaminase-like protein, with the protein product MNSQSQLSSIEDIFDSSLNLEETHFKEGYNEGYSQGLMSGKEEAEQTGLKMGFGIGEELGFYRGCVDVWNSAILVDPNRFSTRLKESIKKMEELIEKYPVLDPEDERVTEIMDSLRLKFRVIRAGLGVKLEYDGYPKPKEIEFGGEIMLKLMLACCKVYISESRNKVALESIERAAKLFPEAPIVNKFEDVTYNRVGYTLVSSLAPKPSLDSCALKDAVLAMVKAALETIDFGLHCGSHPRLGVVDHICFHPLAQSSLDQAAGIAKSLAVDVGSSLQVPTFLYGAANVEGRTLDSIRRELGYFKPNSGNQWAGGPNSESLPLKPDEGPAEVNQAKGVLVIGATRWVDNYNIPVISTDIAAVRRIAKRVSGRGGGLLSVQAMALAHGNDVIEVACNLLEPSNVGGEMVQQEVERLAEEEGMAVGKGYFTDFSQDKIIENYLKLCPLI